In Rattus norvegicus strain BN/NHsdMcwi chromosome 1, GRCr8, whole genome shotgun sequence, a genomic segment contains:
- the Or5e1 gene encoding olfactory receptor family 5 subfamily E member 1 produces the protein MARSNRTTVTEFVLMGFTDRPELQLPLFVVFLMIYLITLVGNLGMILLIKADSRLHTPMYYFLSHLAFIDLCYSSSIGPKMLQNLLVKKKTISFSGCFAQLYFSSAFVTTECFLLATMAYDRYMAICNPLTYTAIMTQRVCKELVIGVYTYGFLNSVIQTVLTFQLSFCDSNVIHHFYCADPPLLALSCSDTHNKERQLLIFSAVNLTGSLMTVLISYICILLSIIKIESSHGKCKAFSTCASHLTVVTIFYGTLFFMYMRQPKTGNSWRYSKVISVFYSLVIPMLNPLIYSLRNTEVKDTLKKMLEGKAS, from the coding sequence ATGGCAAGAAGCAATCGTACCACAGTAACAGAATTTGTCCTCATGGGATTCACAGATCGCCCTGAGCTTCAGCTCCCCCTCTTTGTGGTGTTCCTGATGATTTATCTCATTACCCTGGTGGGAAACCTTGGCATGATCTTGCTCATCAAGGCAGACTCCCGGcttcacacacccatgtactATTTCCTCAGTCACCTCGCTTTCATTGATCTCTGTTATTCATCTTCCATTGGGCCAAAAATGCTGCAAAATTTATTGGTGAAGAAAAAAACCATCTCCTTTTCAGGCTGTTTTGCTCAATTATACTTCTCCAGTGCTTTCGTCACTACTGAATGCTTCCTCTTGGCCACAATGGCCTATGACCGTTACATGGCCATCTGTAATCCCCTGACCTACACAGCCATCATGACACAGCGGGTCTGCAAGGAGCTCGTGATAGGAGTCTACACCTACGGCTTCCTGAACTCTGTGATACAGACAGTCCTGACTTTCCAACTGTCTTTCTGCGACTCCAATGTGATCCACCACTTCTACTGTGCTGACCCCCCTCTCCTTGCACTCTCCTGCTCTGACACCCACAACAAAGAGAGGCAGCTTCTGATCTTCTCGGCAGTGAATCTCACTGGATCCCTCATGACCGTCCTCATCTCTTACATTTGCATCCTACTGTCCATCATAAAAATTGAGTCTTCCCATGGCAAGTGTAAGGCATTCTCCACCTGTGCCTCCCACCTCACTGTGGTCACCATCTTCTATGGAACGTTATTTTTCATGTACATGCGGCAACCAAAAACAGGGAATTCGTGGAGATATAGCAAAGTGATCTCTGTGTTTTATAGTCTTGTGATTCCCATGCTTAACCCTCTCATCTATAGCCTGAGAAACACGGAGGTAAAGGATACCCTGAAGAAAATGCTGGAGGGCAAAGCTTCATAG